A window of the Candidatus Oleimmundimicrobium sp. genome harbors these coding sequences:
- a CDS encoding deoxyribonuclease IV, producing MKFGCHVSIVGKIYLAVERAILRGCETMQIFSGNPRGWKRAGILDEDIHEFNFRREDAGIDPLVIHMPYLVNLGSPDADIYSRSARAMLDAIERAKKLKASYLVFHPGSHKGAGTKDGLIRISESLKSLTATLDDNPKILLENTAGSGFNLGAKFEELAFIFEELDWSEKFGVCLDTCHAFAAGYDISTKEGLNDVLRELDEKVGIDRVSLIHANDSCTPLGSRIDRHTDIGKGYIGLGGFKRIVNHPLLRELPCILETPHMSENDDIRNLSLIRSLVE from the coding sequence ATGAAATTTGGTTGTCATGTATCAATTGTGGGAAAAATATACTTGGCTGTTGAGCGAGCCATCCTCAGGGGTTGCGAGACGATGCAGATATTTTCCGGAAATCCCCGGGGTTGGAAACGCGCCGGTATTTTAGATGAAGATATTCACGAATTTAATTTTCGCCGCGAGGATGCCGGGATTGACCCTCTTGTTATCCACATGCCATACCTGGTCAATCTGGGTTCGCCAGATGCAGATATTTATTCGAGATCGGCAAGAGCAATGCTTGATGCAATTGAGCGAGCCAAAAAACTTAAGGCTTCTTATCTTGTTTTTCATCCGGGGAGTCACAAGGGCGCGGGAACAAAGGATGGCCTTATAAGAATTTCTGAGTCATTGAAGTCCCTAACTGCAACGCTTGACGACAACCCAAAGATACTTTTAGAGAACACTGCGGGCTCCGGCTTTAATTTAGGGGCCAAGTTTGAGGAGTTGGCTTTCATCTTTGAGGAGCTTGACTGGAGTGAAAAGTTTGGCGTTTGTCTTGATACTTGTCATGCATTTGCTGCGGGATATGATATATCAACAAAAGAAGGTTTGAATGACGTTTTAAGAGAATTGGACGAAAAAGTGGGCATAGATAGAGTATCTTTAATTCATGCTAATGATTCTTGTACACCACTTGGTTCTCGAATAGATAGACATACAGATATAGGAAAGGGTTATATAGGGTTAGGTGGGTTTAAAAGAATTGTTAATCACCCGCTATTAAGAGAACTGCCTTGTATACTTGAAACACCTCATATGAGTGAGAATGATGATATTAGAAATTTGAGTTTGATAAGGAGCTTAGTGGAATAA